In one Populus nigra chromosome 12, ddPopNigr1.1, whole genome shotgun sequence genomic region, the following are encoded:
- the LOC133669975 gene encoding uncharacterized protein LOC133669975 isoform X3, whose product MQELNNERVRPQNSDSINRHDAEAHLAPRKLKTNGNLNYFEDREAMELHLRLRAQKEEIQILHGQITAACLRELQLLDEKYILERKFSYLRMAIDEKQTEAITSASNELVRRKGDLEENLQLTHDLKVVDDDRYIFVSSLLGLLAEYGIRPHVVNASAISNSVKLLHDQLQWKIRTSHDIIREIASVLGSKNGSSSHDIDNPVAGILTGQTTHRSTVLLGHHGTSASNNHIAEQHLELNDNIPRFVHETNLADKSSLSLHNGMHQLLNNNNFPEFSFDQDRKVAGPLSNSLFGKSDMNARAGEMANDVPYPSSMNDEIASSVSDDLPGIDGFQIIGDATPGEKLLGCGFPVRGTSLCMFQWVHHLEDGTRQYIEGATNPEYIVTADDVDKLIAVECIPMDDQGRQGELVRLFANDQNKIKCDPDMQREIDTYISKGEATFSVLLLTDSSENWDSTTLVLRRSGYQIKSNGRGNVVIAEKFSKDLSIKIPAGLSTQFVLTCSNGSSHPLSTYDVRMRDTLVLAMRMFQSKALDDKRKGRA is encoded by the exons ATGCAAGAGCTTAACAACGAACGTGTTCGCCCTCAGAATTCTGATTCAATAAACAG GCATGATGCTGAGGCACATCTTGCTCCTAGGAAGTTGAAAACCAATGGCAATCTCAATTATTTTGAAGACAGAGAGGCAATG GAGCTTCATTTACGATTAAGAGCACAAAAGGAGGAGATCCAGATTCTTCATGGACAAATTACTGCTGCCTGTTTGAGG GAGCTTCAGTTGCTTGATGAGAAATATATTTTGGAGAGGAAATTTTCATACTTAAGAATG GCTATTGATGAGAAGCAAACTGAAGCAATTACTTCTGCTTCAAATGAGTTGGTTCGCAGAAAAGGCGATCTAGAAGAAAATTTACAATTGACCCATGATTTGAAG GTTGTGGATGATGATAGATATATTTTCGTTTCATCCTTGCTTGGCTTATTGGCTGAATATGGAATCCGGCCCCATGTTGTAAATGCCTCTGCTATTTCTAACAGTGTAAAG cTCCTGCATGATCAATTGCAGTGGAAGATTAGAACTTCACAT GATATAATCAGAGAGATAGCATCTGTGCTGGGCTCTAAAAATGGAAGCAGTTCTCATGATATAGACAATCCTGTTGCTGGCATCTTGACGGGTCAAACAACTCATCGATCCACGGTATTACTG GGTCACCATGGGACTTCTGCTTCTAATAACCATATAGCTGAACAGCATCTGGAACTGAATGACAATATACCAAGATTTGTACATGAGACAAATCTTGCTGATAAATCAAGTTTATCACTTCATAATGGGATGCACCAGCTATTAAATAACAACAATTTCCCAGAGTTCTCATTTGATCAAGACAG GAAGGTAGCTGGCCCTCTTTCCAATAGTTTATTTGGAAAAAGTGATATGAATGCGAGAGCAGGAGAGATGGCCAATGATGTGCCCTATCCTTCCAGCATGAATGATGAGATTGCTTCCTCTGTTTCAGATG ATCTCCCTGGCATTGACGGTTTCCAGATTATCGGTGATGCTACTCCTGGAGAAAAACTCCTTGGATGTGGATTCCCTGTCCGTGGAACTTCTCTTTGCATGTTTCAG TGGGTTCATCATCTTGAGGATGGCACTAGGCAGTACATTGaag GAGCAACAAATCCAGAATATATTGTCACGGCTGATGATGTTGATAAGTTGATTGCTGTCGAGTGTATACCTATGGATGACCAAGGCCGCCAG GGGGAACTGGTGAGGCTTTTTGCTAATGatcagaacaaaataaaatgtg ACCCAGATATGCAACGGGAGATTGATACTTATATTTCTAAGGGTGAAGCCACATTTAGTGTTCTATTGCTG ACGGACTCTTCTGAAAATTGGGATTCAACAACTCTAGTTTTGCGACGTTCTGGGTACCAAATTAAGAGCAACGGAAGGGGAAATGTAGTTATTGCGGAGAAATTTTCAAAGGATTTATCT ATAAAAATCCCTGCTGGACTCTCAACGCAATTTGTTTTAACATGTTCCAATGGATCTTCTCATCCTCTCAGTACATATGATGTTCG AATGCGAGACACTCTTGTGTTGGCAATGAGAATGTTTCAGAGCAAG GCATTGGATGACAAGAGAAAAGGTAGAGCTTAG
- the LOC133669975 gene encoding uncharacterized protein LOC133669975 isoform X4 has protein sequence MQELNNERVRPQNSDSINRHDAEAHLAPRKLKTNGNLNYFEDREAMELHLRLRAQKEEIQILHGQITAACLRELQLLDEKYILERKFSYLRMAIDEKQTEAITSASNELVRRKGDLEENLQLTHDLKVVDDDRYIFVSSLLGLLAEYGIRPHVVNASAISNSVKLLHDQLQWKIRTSHDIIREIASVLGSKNGSSSHDIDNPVAGILTGQTTHRSTGHHGTSASNNHIAEQHLELNDNIPRFVHETNLADKSSLSLHNGMHQLLNNNNFPEFSFDQDRKVAGPLSNSLFGKSDMNARAGEMANDVPYPSSMNDEIASSVSDDLPGIDGFQIIGDATPGEKLLGCGFPVRGTSLCMFQWVHHLEDGTRQYIEGATNPEYIVTADDVDKLIAVECIPMDDQGRQGELVRLFANDQNKIKCDPDMQREIDTYISKGEATFSVLLLTDSSENWDSTTLVLRRSGYQIKSNGRGNVVIAEKFSKDLSIKIPAGLSTQFVLTCSNGSSHPLSTYDVRMRDTLVLAMRMFQSKALDDKRKGRA, from the exons ATGCAAGAGCTTAACAACGAACGTGTTCGCCCTCAGAATTCTGATTCAATAAACAG GCATGATGCTGAGGCACATCTTGCTCCTAGGAAGTTGAAAACCAATGGCAATCTCAATTATTTTGAAGACAGAGAGGCAATG GAGCTTCATTTACGATTAAGAGCACAAAAGGAGGAGATCCAGATTCTTCATGGACAAATTACTGCTGCCTGTTTGAGG GAGCTTCAGTTGCTTGATGAGAAATATATTTTGGAGAGGAAATTTTCATACTTAAGAATG GCTATTGATGAGAAGCAAACTGAAGCAATTACTTCTGCTTCAAATGAGTTGGTTCGCAGAAAAGGCGATCTAGAAGAAAATTTACAATTGACCCATGATTTGAAG GTTGTGGATGATGATAGATATATTTTCGTTTCATCCTTGCTTGGCTTATTGGCTGAATATGGAATCCGGCCCCATGTTGTAAATGCCTCTGCTATTTCTAACAGTGTAAAG cTCCTGCATGATCAATTGCAGTGGAAGATTAGAACTTCACAT GATATAATCAGAGAGATAGCATCTGTGCTGGGCTCTAAAAATGGAAGCAGTTCTCATGATATAGACAATCCTGTTGCTGGCATCTTGACGGGTCAAACAACTCATCGATCCACG GGTCACCATGGGACTTCTGCTTCTAATAACCATATAGCTGAACAGCATCTGGAACTGAATGACAATATACCAAGATTTGTACATGAGACAAATCTTGCTGATAAATCAAGTTTATCACTTCATAATGGGATGCACCAGCTATTAAATAACAACAATTTCCCAGAGTTCTCATTTGATCAAGACAG GAAGGTAGCTGGCCCTCTTTCCAATAGTTTATTTGGAAAAAGTGATATGAATGCGAGAGCAGGAGAGATGGCCAATGATGTGCCCTATCCTTCCAGCATGAATGATGAGATTGCTTCCTCTGTTTCAGATG ATCTCCCTGGCATTGACGGTTTCCAGATTATCGGTGATGCTACTCCTGGAGAAAAACTCCTTGGATGTGGATTCCCTGTCCGTGGAACTTCTCTTTGCATGTTTCAG TGGGTTCATCATCTTGAGGATGGCACTAGGCAGTACATTGaag GAGCAACAAATCCAGAATATATTGTCACGGCTGATGATGTTGATAAGTTGATTGCTGTCGAGTGTATACCTATGGATGACCAAGGCCGCCAG GGGGAACTGGTGAGGCTTTTTGCTAATGatcagaacaaaataaaatgtg ACCCAGATATGCAACGGGAGATTGATACTTATATTTCTAAGGGTGAAGCCACATTTAGTGTTCTATTGCTG ACGGACTCTTCTGAAAATTGGGATTCAACAACTCTAGTTTTGCGACGTTCTGGGTACCAAATTAAGAGCAACGGAAGGGGAAATGTAGTTATTGCGGAGAAATTTTCAAAGGATTTATCT ATAAAAATCCCTGCTGGACTCTCAACGCAATTTGTTTTAACATGTTCCAATGGATCTTCTCATCCTCTCAGTACATATGATGTTCG AATGCGAGACACTCTTGTGTTGGCAATGAGAATGTTTCAGAGCAAG GCATTGGATGACAAGAGAAAAGGTAGAGCTTAG
- the LOC133669975 gene encoding uncharacterized protein LOC133669975 isoform X5 produces the protein MQELNNERVRPQNSDSINRHDAEAHLAPRKLKTNGNLNYFEDREAMELHLRLRAQKEEIQILHGQITAACLRELQLLDEKYILERKFSYLRMAIDEKQTEAITSASNELVRRKGDLEENLQLTHDLKVVDDDRYIFVSSLLGLLAEYGIRPHVVNASAISNSVKDIIREIASVLGSKNGSSSHDIDNPVAGILTGQTTHRSTVLLGHHGTSASNNHIAEQHLELNDNIPRFVHETNLADKSSLSLHNGMHQLLNNNNFPEFSFDQDRKVAGPLSNSLFGKSDMNARAGEMANDVPYPSSMNDEIASSVSDDLPGIDGFQIIGDATPGEKLLGCGFPVRGTSLCMFQWVHHLEDGTRQYIEGATNPEYIVTADDVDKLIAVECIPMDDQGRQGELVRLFANDQNKIKCDPDMQREIDTYISKGEATFSVLLLTDSSENWDSTTLVLRRSGYQIKSNGRGNVVIAEKFSKDLSIKIPAGLSTQFVLTCSNGSSHPLSTYDVRMRDTLVLAMRMFQSKALDDKRKGRA, from the exons ATGCAAGAGCTTAACAACGAACGTGTTCGCCCTCAGAATTCTGATTCAATAAACAG GCATGATGCTGAGGCACATCTTGCTCCTAGGAAGTTGAAAACCAATGGCAATCTCAATTATTTTGAAGACAGAGAGGCAATG GAGCTTCATTTACGATTAAGAGCACAAAAGGAGGAGATCCAGATTCTTCATGGACAAATTACTGCTGCCTGTTTGAGG GAGCTTCAGTTGCTTGATGAGAAATATATTTTGGAGAGGAAATTTTCATACTTAAGAATG GCTATTGATGAGAAGCAAACTGAAGCAATTACTTCTGCTTCAAATGAGTTGGTTCGCAGAAAAGGCGATCTAGAAGAAAATTTACAATTGACCCATGATTTGAAG GTTGTGGATGATGATAGATATATTTTCGTTTCATCCTTGCTTGGCTTATTGGCTGAATATGGAATCCGGCCCCATGTTGTAAATGCCTCTGCTATTTCTAACAGTGTAAAG GATATAATCAGAGAGATAGCATCTGTGCTGGGCTCTAAAAATGGAAGCAGTTCTCATGATATAGACAATCCTGTTGCTGGCATCTTGACGGGTCAAACAACTCATCGATCCACGGTATTACTG GGTCACCATGGGACTTCTGCTTCTAATAACCATATAGCTGAACAGCATCTGGAACTGAATGACAATATACCAAGATTTGTACATGAGACAAATCTTGCTGATAAATCAAGTTTATCACTTCATAATGGGATGCACCAGCTATTAAATAACAACAATTTCCCAGAGTTCTCATTTGATCAAGACAG GAAGGTAGCTGGCCCTCTTTCCAATAGTTTATTTGGAAAAAGTGATATGAATGCGAGAGCAGGAGAGATGGCCAATGATGTGCCCTATCCTTCCAGCATGAATGATGAGATTGCTTCCTCTGTTTCAGATG ATCTCCCTGGCATTGACGGTTTCCAGATTATCGGTGATGCTACTCCTGGAGAAAAACTCCTTGGATGTGGATTCCCTGTCCGTGGAACTTCTCTTTGCATGTTTCAG TGGGTTCATCATCTTGAGGATGGCACTAGGCAGTACATTGaag GAGCAACAAATCCAGAATATATTGTCACGGCTGATGATGTTGATAAGTTGATTGCTGTCGAGTGTATACCTATGGATGACCAAGGCCGCCAG GGGGAACTGGTGAGGCTTTTTGCTAATGatcagaacaaaataaaatgtg ACCCAGATATGCAACGGGAGATTGATACTTATATTTCTAAGGGTGAAGCCACATTTAGTGTTCTATTGCTG ACGGACTCTTCTGAAAATTGGGATTCAACAACTCTAGTTTTGCGACGTTCTGGGTACCAAATTAAGAGCAACGGAAGGGGAAATGTAGTTATTGCGGAGAAATTTTCAAAGGATTTATCT ATAAAAATCCCTGCTGGACTCTCAACGCAATTTGTTTTAACATGTTCCAATGGATCTTCTCATCCTCTCAGTACATATGATGTTCG AATGCGAGACACTCTTGTGTTGGCAATGAGAATGTTTCAGAGCAAG GCATTGGATGACAAGAGAAAAGGTAGAGCTTAG
- the LOC133669975 gene encoding uncharacterized protein LOC133669975 isoform X6, with protein MQELNNERVRPQNSDSINRHDAEAHLAPRKLKTNGNLNYFEDREAMELHLRLRAQKEEIQILHGQITAACLRELQLLDEKYILERKFSYLRMAIDEKQTEAITSASNELVRRKGDLEENLQLTHDLKVVDDDRYIFVSSLLGLLAEYGIRPHVVNASAISNSVKDIIREIASVLGSKNGSSSHDIDNPVAGILTGQTTHRSTGHHGTSASNNHIAEQHLELNDNIPRFVHETNLADKSSLSLHNGMHQLLNNNNFPEFSFDQDRKVAGPLSNSLFGKSDMNARAGEMANDVPYPSSMNDEIASSVSDDLPGIDGFQIIGDATPGEKLLGCGFPVRGTSLCMFQWVHHLEDGTRQYIEGATNPEYIVTADDVDKLIAVECIPMDDQGRQGELVRLFANDQNKIKCDPDMQREIDTYISKGEATFSVLLLTDSSENWDSTTLVLRRSGYQIKSNGRGNVVIAEKFSKDLSIKIPAGLSTQFVLTCSNGSSHPLSTYDVRMRDTLVLAMRMFQSKALDDKRKGRA; from the exons ATGCAAGAGCTTAACAACGAACGTGTTCGCCCTCAGAATTCTGATTCAATAAACAG GCATGATGCTGAGGCACATCTTGCTCCTAGGAAGTTGAAAACCAATGGCAATCTCAATTATTTTGAAGACAGAGAGGCAATG GAGCTTCATTTACGATTAAGAGCACAAAAGGAGGAGATCCAGATTCTTCATGGACAAATTACTGCTGCCTGTTTGAGG GAGCTTCAGTTGCTTGATGAGAAATATATTTTGGAGAGGAAATTTTCATACTTAAGAATG GCTATTGATGAGAAGCAAACTGAAGCAATTACTTCTGCTTCAAATGAGTTGGTTCGCAGAAAAGGCGATCTAGAAGAAAATTTACAATTGACCCATGATTTGAAG GTTGTGGATGATGATAGATATATTTTCGTTTCATCCTTGCTTGGCTTATTGGCTGAATATGGAATCCGGCCCCATGTTGTAAATGCCTCTGCTATTTCTAACAGTGTAAAG GATATAATCAGAGAGATAGCATCTGTGCTGGGCTCTAAAAATGGAAGCAGTTCTCATGATATAGACAATCCTGTTGCTGGCATCTTGACGGGTCAAACAACTCATCGATCCACG GGTCACCATGGGACTTCTGCTTCTAATAACCATATAGCTGAACAGCATCTGGAACTGAATGACAATATACCAAGATTTGTACATGAGACAAATCTTGCTGATAAATCAAGTTTATCACTTCATAATGGGATGCACCAGCTATTAAATAACAACAATTTCCCAGAGTTCTCATTTGATCAAGACAG GAAGGTAGCTGGCCCTCTTTCCAATAGTTTATTTGGAAAAAGTGATATGAATGCGAGAGCAGGAGAGATGGCCAATGATGTGCCCTATCCTTCCAGCATGAATGATGAGATTGCTTCCTCTGTTTCAGATG ATCTCCCTGGCATTGACGGTTTCCAGATTATCGGTGATGCTACTCCTGGAGAAAAACTCCTTGGATGTGGATTCCCTGTCCGTGGAACTTCTCTTTGCATGTTTCAG TGGGTTCATCATCTTGAGGATGGCACTAGGCAGTACATTGaag GAGCAACAAATCCAGAATATATTGTCACGGCTGATGATGTTGATAAGTTGATTGCTGTCGAGTGTATACCTATGGATGACCAAGGCCGCCAG GGGGAACTGGTGAGGCTTTTTGCTAATGatcagaacaaaataaaatgtg ACCCAGATATGCAACGGGAGATTGATACTTATATTTCTAAGGGTGAAGCCACATTTAGTGTTCTATTGCTG ACGGACTCTTCTGAAAATTGGGATTCAACAACTCTAGTTTTGCGACGTTCTGGGTACCAAATTAAGAGCAACGGAAGGGGAAATGTAGTTATTGCGGAGAAATTTTCAAAGGATTTATCT ATAAAAATCCCTGCTGGACTCTCAACGCAATTTGTTTTAACATGTTCCAATGGATCTTCTCATCCTCTCAGTACATATGATGTTCG AATGCGAGACACTCTTGTGTTGGCAATGAGAATGTTTCAGAGCAAG GCATTGGATGACAAGAGAAAAGGTAGAGCTTAG
- the LOC133669975 gene encoding uncharacterized protein LOC133669975 isoform X1 translates to MQELNNERVRPQNSDSINRHDAEAHLAPRKLKTNGNLNYFEDREAMELHLRLRAQKEEIQILHGQITAACLRELQLLDEKYILERKFSYLRMAIDEKQTEAITSASNELVRRKGDLEENLQLTHDLKVVDDDRYIFVSSLLGLLAEYGIRPHVVNASAISNSVKLLHDQLQWKIRTSHVSYEDIIREIASVLGSKNGSSSHDIDNPVAGILTGQTTHRSTVLLGHHGTSASNNHIAEQHLELNDNIPRFVHETNLADKSSLSLHNGMHQLLNNNNFPEFSFDQDRKVAGPLSNSLFGKSDMNARAGEMANDVPYPSSMNDEIASSVSDDLPGIDGFQIIGDATPGEKLLGCGFPVRGTSLCMFQWVHHLEDGTRQYIEGATNPEYIVTADDVDKLIAVECIPMDDQGRQGELVRLFANDQNKIKCDPDMQREIDTYISKGEATFSVLLLTDSSENWDSTTLVLRRSGYQIKSNGRGNVVIAEKFSKDLSIKIPAGLSTQFVLTCSNGSSHPLSTYDVRMRDTLVLAMRMFQSKALDDKRKGRA, encoded by the exons ATGCAAGAGCTTAACAACGAACGTGTTCGCCCTCAGAATTCTGATTCAATAAACAG GCATGATGCTGAGGCACATCTTGCTCCTAGGAAGTTGAAAACCAATGGCAATCTCAATTATTTTGAAGACAGAGAGGCAATG GAGCTTCATTTACGATTAAGAGCACAAAAGGAGGAGATCCAGATTCTTCATGGACAAATTACTGCTGCCTGTTTGAGG GAGCTTCAGTTGCTTGATGAGAAATATATTTTGGAGAGGAAATTTTCATACTTAAGAATG GCTATTGATGAGAAGCAAACTGAAGCAATTACTTCTGCTTCAAATGAGTTGGTTCGCAGAAAAGGCGATCTAGAAGAAAATTTACAATTGACCCATGATTTGAAG GTTGTGGATGATGATAGATATATTTTCGTTTCATCCTTGCTTGGCTTATTGGCTGAATATGGAATCCGGCCCCATGTTGTAAATGCCTCTGCTATTTCTAACAGTGTAAAG cTCCTGCATGATCAATTGCAGTGGAAGATTAGAACTTCACATGTAAGCTATGAG GATATAATCAGAGAGATAGCATCTGTGCTGGGCTCTAAAAATGGAAGCAGTTCTCATGATATAGACAATCCTGTTGCTGGCATCTTGACGGGTCAAACAACTCATCGATCCACGGTATTACTG GGTCACCATGGGACTTCTGCTTCTAATAACCATATAGCTGAACAGCATCTGGAACTGAATGACAATATACCAAGATTTGTACATGAGACAAATCTTGCTGATAAATCAAGTTTATCACTTCATAATGGGATGCACCAGCTATTAAATAACAACAATTTCCCAGAGTTCTCATTTGATCAAGACAG GAAGGTAGCTGGCCCTCTTTCCAATAGTTTATTTGGAAAAAGTGATATGAATGCGAGAGCAGGAGAGATGGCCAATGATGTGCCCTATCCTTCCAGCATGAATGATGAGATTGCTTCCTCTGTTTCAGATG ATCTCCCTGGCATTGACGGTTTCCAGATTATCGGTGATGCTACTCCTGGAGAAAAACTCCTTGGATGTGGATTCCCTGTCCGTGGAACTTCTCTTTGCATGTTTCAG TGGGTTCATCATCTTGAGGATGGCACTAGGCAGTACATTGaag GAGCAACAAATCCAGAATATATTGTCACGGCTGATGATGTTGATAAGTTGATTGCTGTCGAGTGTATACCTATGGATGACCAAGGCCGCCAG GGGGAACTGGTGAGGCTTTTTGCTAATGatcagaacaaaataaaatgtg ACCCAGATATGCAACGGGAGATTGATACTTATATTTCTAAGGGTGAAGCCACATTTAGTGTTCTATTGCTG ACGGACTCTTCTGAAAATTGGGATTCAACAACTCTAGTTTTGCGACGTTCTGGGTACCAAATTAAGAGCAACGGAAGGGGAAATGTAGTTATTGCGGAGAAATTTTCAAAGGATTTATCT ATAAAAATCCCTGCTGGACTCTCAACGCAATTTGTTTTAACATGTTCCAATGGATCTTCTCATCCTCTCAGTACATATGATGTTCG AATGCGAGACACTCTTGTGTTGGCAATGAGAATGTTTCAGAGCAAG GCATTGGATGACAAGAGAAAAGGTAGAGCTTAG
- the LOC133669975 gene encoding uncharacterized protein LOC133669975 isoform X2 yields the protein MQELNNERVRPQNSDSINRHDAEAHLAPRKLKTNGNLNYFEDREAMELHLRLRAQKEEIQILHGQITAACLRELQLLDEKYILERKFSYLRMAIDEKQTEAITSASNELVRRKGDLEENLQLTHDLKVVDDDRYIFVSSLLGLLAEYGIRPHVVNASAISNSVKLLHDQLQWKIRTSHVSYEDIIREIASVLGSKNGSSSHDIDNPVAGILTGQTTHRSTGHHGTSASNNHIAEQHLELNDNIPRFVHETNLADKSSLSLHNGMHQLLNNNNFPEFSFDQDRKVAGPLSNSLFGKSDMNARAGEMANDVPYPSSMNDEIASSVSDDLPGIDGFQIIGDATPGEKLLGCGFPVRGTSLCMFQWVHHLEDGTRQYIEGATNPEYIVTADDVDKLIAVECIPMDDQGRQGELVRLFANDQNKIKCDPDMQREIDTYISKGEATFSVLLLTDSSENWDSTTLVLRRSGYQIKSNGRGNVVIAEKFSKDLSIKIPAGLSTQFVLTCSNGSSHPLSTYDVRMRDTLVLAMRMFQSKALDDKRKGRA from the exons ATGCAAGAGCTTAACAACGAACGTGTTCGCCCTCAGAATTCTGATTCAATAAACAG GCATGATGCTGAGGCACATCTTGCTCCTAGGAAGTTGAAAACCAATGGCAATCTCAATTATTTTGAAGACAGAGAGGCAATG GAGCTTCATTTACGATTAAGAGCACAAAAGGAGGAGATCCAGATTCTTCATGGACAAATTACTGCTGCCTGTTTGAGG GAGCTTCAGTTGCTTGATGAGAAATATATTTTGGAGAGGAAATTTTCATACTTAAGAATG GCTATTGATGAGAAGCAAACTGAAGCAATTACTTCTGCTTCAAATGAGTTGGTTCGCAGAAAAGGCGATCTAGAAGAAAATTTACAATTGACCCATGATTTGAAG GTTGTGGATGATGATAGATATATTTTCGTTTCATCCTTGCTTGGCTTATTGGCTGAATATGGAATCCGGCCCCATGTTGTAAATGCCTCTGCTATTTCTAACAGTGTAAAG cTCCTGCATGATCAATTGCAGTGGAAGATTAGAACTTCACATGTAAGCTATGAG GATATAATCAGAGAGATAGCATCTGTGCTGGGCTCTAAAAATGGAAGCAGTTCTCATGATATAGACAATCCTGTTGCTGGCATCTTGACGGGTCAAACAACTCATCGATCCACG GGTCACCATGGGACTTCTGCTTCTAATAACCATATAGCTGAACAGCATCTGGAACTGAATGACAATATACCAAGATTTGTACATGAGACAAATCTTGCTGATAAATCAAGTTTATCACTTCATAATGGGATGCACCAGCTATTAAATAACAACAATTTCCCAGAGTTCTCATTTGATCAAGACAG GAAGGTAGCTGGCCCTCTTTCCAATAGTTTATTTGGAAAAAGTGATATGAATGCGAGAGCAGGAGAGATGGCCAATGATGTGCCCTATCCTTCCAGCATGAATGATGAGATTGCTTCCTCTGTTTCAGATG ATCTCCCTGGCATTGACGGTTTCCAGATTATCGGTGATGCTACTCCTGGAGAAAAACTCCTTGGATGTGGATTCCCTGTCCGTGGAACTTCTCTTTGCATGTTTCAG TGGGTTCATCATCTTGAGGATGGCACTAGGCAGTACATTGaag GAGCAACAAATCCAGAATATATTGTCACGGCTGATGATGTTGATAAGTTGATTGCTGTCGAGTGTATACCTATGGATGACCAAGGCCGCCAG GGGGAACTGGTGAGGCTTTTTGCTAATGatcagaacaaaataaaatgtg ACCCAGATATGCAACGGGAGATTGATACTTATATTTCTAAGGGTGAAGCCACATTTAGTGTTCTATTGCTG ACGGACTCTTCTGAAAATTGGGATTCAACAACTCTAGTTTTGCGACGTTCTGGGTACCAAATTAAGAGCAACGGAAGGGGAAATGTAGTTATTGCGGAGAAATTTTCAAAGGATTTATCT ATAAAAATCCCTGCTGGACTCTCAACGCAATTTGTTTTAACATGTTCCAATGGATCTTCTCATCCTCTCAGTACATATGATGTTCG AATGCGAGACACTCTTGTGTTGGCAATGAGAATGTTTCAGAGCAAG GCATTGGATGACAAGAGAAAAGGTAGAGCTTAG